AAAAGTAGACACATAACAGAAGAATTTATTGAACTTTTAGGTACTATGAGTCACAATTGTACATAGATAAACAATTATAACTGATTCTACACCCAGAAATTGTTCTCTGATCCCAATGTAACAATCAAGAATAAGGCTATTCCACTTCTAGATTTATTTCGAAAAATTCATCTATTGTATAAATACAATTCTTTGATAAAATTgcttttaatttataataatcattataaaacgaaaatccaaattaaatgtaattcaccccgaagacttctgtcACTGCAagtattgacaacagggtaaacagctagatggaaattcaatgagcgccactattcaaaaattatttgtcagcccgggaatcgaacccaatTGGGttttgaatttccatctagctgtttaccctgttgtcaatatttgcagtagcagaagtcttcggggtaaattacagcatttaatttgaatttcgtttaataataattatcaattcatcagcatttgaataattgcaacatctcagtaaatttccatctgtaggattttaatttattttcaaattttataatatccaggttttttgattgattgattgagtactttatttatgtagattacaatatatactggcttatacacttatatacaatagcttacaatacagcaaaattatagatgaatttacataatatagactaagaaaataattattgaactgtatatgatatgaaaaagcaatttttaatataataactatagataataattatattgttatgcatctacataaattggcggagctttggacatatcaatgtccattcttcggaaagaatattaaaaatatcctccccactaactctctaccaaaatttCTGATAGAAGAAggtagaaaattgaataattttatcgcTGTATAGATAAAAGATTTTTGAGTAAAAAAATATCAGTATATAAAATACACGGAAGAAAGAATTACAATAATGCTTCCATTATTCCATGGTAAAATACGAAAATTTGTCAAATTGACGTTTTTTCTGGATGATTCCCACCTACTTGAGCGTCACAATTGTACATAGATAAACAATTATAACTGATTCTACACCTAGAAATACGatataattgcagtatttgatcaacattgttgttgctatccttgtctatcattcgacaaatcagatagcgctatccttttctagctccgcaatgttgccagatcgttttttgacaatgtagaaagatgagtaattaacaaaatatatcatttcaattaaatttctcctgttctcctatctttctccactgccattataacatggaactCACTTAATGTGTTTGGCAAGATtcgaaattatgaattttattagtctACATCAGGTATCCAATCTGACTAAGCTCACTTAGCCAGCAGTACGTTTTTTAACGTTCTAACACCTCAGCCAATTTCAACATACTCAACACAATCATAACTCATTCttttaaataacaaatagacCTTAATCTAATAAATCATCCACCgtaaaaaatagaaacaacaattcaaaattatgaaacattaactttaaaatagttcatgAACTATCACATTTTAGATGCCTACTTTTACTAAGGATTTATAATAGAATCTTTCAAGGTACTGTAGGTACtaaaaagttatatatttttcctttttgtgtagttgagaagtggtagttattcatataaaataaaaataataagaaattgtcaaaaacccagattttattgaaagttagaaagaccggtttcggttgttgcaccattgtcaatctctgataaactaaacctaaatacaagagcagcagaatttatactagtaggcaagtactgctattggtcaagggcatgaacgcctgccattggcccagctagatagtcatatattttcataatttccttGAAGTTTTCATCTTGAAGTCCAGTAGTTTCCTTTCTAATACTCTATTCTTCAAACATAACAAATATTTTTCGATGATAGTCTTCTGGTTTTTATAATCGTCtagtaaattaatattatatatttttgggaaaaattaaaaaatttccaCCAACCTCAATTCATGATCAATCTGCACATCACTGAGATCGGACCCATCGGCTGTGTAGTAAATGTCATACACGTAAGTTCCCTCAGCAACCGACGCCTACAAAAAACCCAAGTTATAAGACTTCAacattgattcaattattctatggGGTGGATTCCACCTAGCAATAACCacagagaataaaaaatataaacagaaaaaataaagaacttttcaaattgttttacaAGGAATGATAATTACAAATTTCTTCATAGTCAACCATAACTGGTCAATTTGATCAaactaaatttattcaaaagcaTACTTTTCCAATCAGTTATGTAAAAAAATGTACTAACATTCCTTactattgattttatttattttaaaaaatataccaATGAAATCTGCACATAAAGAAATGAATTGTATAGATAGCCTACATATTTTGCGCAAAacacaaattcaaatcaaattctttaaattctgtataaatacaataacaagAAATGCATGTATATCACAGTcgtcataaatatatatatatatatatatatatatatatatatatatatatatatatatatataggttacAATGATTTGTAGAATTTTATTAACATAAAAAAGGTCAGACAGACAAAAACTCACTCAATGAGTAAAACTCTCTTTCTACAacaaacttttcaagttttttttcaacAGAGCATCATTTTATCTATCGACTTCTAACAATCTGgcaatttattatgaattttaataCCAGTGACATTATTATATCCCCTTCAGACAAGTCAAGACGATGTTGAGGAAGTAGCAAATTGGTACCATGTCTTGTAGAATAATGGTGACAAGCTCCTACAGTTGCAAAACGATCACTATTCCTTCTTATATATATAACAGCCCGATAAATGAGATGACCATAAAATGTCATAATGCCAAGTCTGCTAAAAGTCCCTCTACATGTATGATAAACTGGAAGGCCTTCTATGATTCGGATAGCATGCTTTTGTATCTTGAACACCTCATTGGAATGGGATGATAACCCCAAGCTGCCATTGCCATAATAAACAGTAACTAACTATTCTTTATTTAATAGTGACTTCAATATTTTCAGTGAAAACACACTACTAGCACACTTCAATCCAAGAGAAATGTTTATCAATAGTAACTCCCAGAAATTTAGACGTAGCTGATTCACTGATGTGCCTACCATTTACAGATATGGATATTGGAAAGGCCGAAAGTGTGACTTATtttttgttgaccgagcgaagtgaggtctaagattcaagtcgacggtttggcatttctcttaatgtttaaatgtttatatgttgcgcatttacggcgaaacgcggtaatagattttcatgaaatttgacaggtatgttccttttttaattgcgcgtcgacgtaaatacaaggttttttggaaattttgcatttcaaggataatataaaaggaaaaaggagcctccttcataccccaatattagagtaaaaatcaggccatagaattattcatcataaatcagctgacaagtgattatacagatgtgtggagaagcaaatacattgctgtatttccataaggtttatagtttcaatcaggtacttgtggatgagaatactgcgtgaggtctactgttcacagaactactagttataaacTGGAGAGGAATTTACAAGTAAATTAATCCAATATTCGATCTACAGTAACAAAATGTATGGTATGAGTTATGCGAAGCTTGGAAGATGGGTGTgaaagaagatagaagaatttCTGCTTTTGAGACATGGTGCTACAGAAAAATGCTGAGGAGAGTTGGAGAGAGAGTTTGTCTACTCTTAttctgaaaaagaataagaTGGTCATATTCTTCGACATGAGGAACTAACAAAAAGTACCGGGTATTTCAAAAAGAATGGcccaatttcaaacagtttcatttattttaaaaaatggtgcacacaaactaattttacatcaaattactcacagaagtatcaagtttatgatgatgtattataagtgttctatatgccctccttttgaggctcggactacacctagacggtagccaaattcataccagactgttcgcaagatgatgcagtagctacagtccgagaagacatcgactgttcgcaagatgtcttttCACATTTGATGAACATTTTATCtttatgttcctcccttagcacttgatattgaggagctaacAACCAGGATAACCAcagatgcagtagctacagtccgaggaGATATCTTGCGAACTgtctagaggtgcgtacagatttacgcgccgcgaaaatgagcaattactttaaatcagctgatgccaagctttttatatctatatcttatactgtttctgtaaaaatacagatatagtcagctgattaaaagtgaattgctcatgttcgcggcgcgtatatctgtacgcaccttaggatgaatttggctaccgactagatgtcgtccgagcctcaaaaggagggcacatggGACACTTATAaaacatcatcataaacttgatacttctgtgagtaatttgatgtaaaattagtttgtgtgcaccatttttcaaaataaatcaaactgtttaaaattgggtcattctttttgaaacacccggtataACTGAGGGAAGGAATGCGCGAGGAAGGCCAAGACTGGAGTACACCGAACAACTGAAGAAGGATCTGAGATGTGCCAACTGCAAAGACCTCAAAAGGATGGCAGATGACAGAGAGGTATGGAGAGTTGCTGCCAACCATCCCAATGGCTGTTAaccaaagagagaaagaaagagttaTGAGAACTGTATTAGGTCTTACCGAAGCTTCAGTAGCCTTTTCTTGACTCTCTTGACACGTTTCAACGTCGAGCACAGTCAGACCTCCAGGATCGGGATCAATCTTCTCCTTTCCATCATCGGTTGGCAACAGTTCTGCCTCATTCAGAGCCCTATAGCAATTGACAACCTGTAATCAAACACAATAGACGTGAAACACAATAATTGTCGTGATATTTGGATATGGAACAAAGTCCAATTATTTATTACacaattttcacatgaaatcaCTTGGTAGAGCAAAGCTCTAGTGATGTATGAAACGTCAACCTAATATAAATGGGAACAATGAAGAATGGATGAATAGATTAATGGATGATAATACATATTAGGATATGTATAGCATTAAGTTTCAGTggagattttttcaaaaaaataaaatgtgtcCAAGTCcctcaatatttttcatcaagcAATTGTCATGTTAAATTGAGCACTTTGGTCTTTTAATTGCAAACACAAGAAATCAATATTTGAACGTGTCACAACTTAGtacaaaatttatttaaatcttGAAGTTTTTCCGTTATTGCTTGATAATTTGACACCTTGTGAGACCGGACTCTCCTCTCAAGTTTATAATCCTTAATAGTTCACaagttaattataattgaaaattagctCCAGAAAATGTGTCCCCTCTTCAGGAATACACTGCTAAATCCTTACTTGGTTGAAGCACAGAAAATAGGAACAACAAGTTTTCTATTGTTTGTTAAACAAACTTAAACTCTTAAACCATTAAGAAAATGGTTTCTTAACTTCATGGTTGTAGAAATCAAAGCAAGGTTTTTAAATACTATTGAAGTCTCACTTAAAAAATagtcatttataatattttggtaATAATTAACATTTTCCACACGAAACACGTGAAACAATGAAGAATGGATGAATAGATTAATGGATGATAATACATAATAAGATGTCACTTAGGATgagtattcaattattatgatgcCTAGAAACCGTAATgcattaattataatttctctCAAAAACTTATTGATCTGAAGATGAACAATGTTCAAAAAATCTGAATAATGAAAAGAACAAAACTTTAGGTATTCAAGCAAAAAATCATCAAACTATCACTTGAACTCACCTTTAGCCTGCTGTTTTCTGAATTCACTTTATGTTCTTTGCGTAGTTTATCAACCACTTTTTTGAATTTGTCATTTCcttttttgattttttgctCAGCGTCCTTCTTGAATTGATGTGCGAAATGAAGCGCCTTATCGTCCTAGAATTTAAAAGTAGGCTATTTAAAGTATTATCATCATCCTAGAAATTGAAAGAAGGCTATTGAAACTATAGAATAGAATCATTTTTACTTACCGATATTCAAAAAAACTCATTTAATTGTTggaattatcataattaatatattttattaattcataaatgcagtataaattattgttttacttACTCTGACTAATACTATTTGGGCCCAAGGTCATACATAGTTTTGTGAGAATCATAGAATCAAATTGAGCAAGTTCTAGGTTCCAATTGTTCCAAAAGCCTCCATCTAAGATAGTAATTAAatcattcaaatgaaaaataaagtcacataaacaataaattttcattttattcacaaagAATACACTGAGTCTCGAAAAGGCTTGTTGGGTTCTAAATGACTAtagattcaataattatttcaagcaTAAATCTTAGTTTTTTTACATTTCTGTGTTTGATAGGCTGTCCAATTTAGAAGAAtggcataattaaaatgaatagTACTGTAAAGAATCGTGACCAAGAATTAAAGCTGAATCACACCACCCAATGAccgttttcacacttaccgattGTCGGCAGACTCTTAATAATGattgtcctctgattggctaattctcaccaacagctGATTCTCAGCCAATCGGAGGAAAATTCCGAGTGTAGGTCGACAATCGTTAAGTGAGAAAACGGCGAATGGAATATCGAGGGTATTGAAGCAATTGTACTGGTGAAATCTGGATTGACCACCGTATGAGGTCGCCAAGTAGGTTTACTATTTTTAACTGACCCTTTCCCAAATTCTGTGACCGATCGGATTATGGatacttgatatttttttctgatGGTGATGTATTTGGTTTGTGGAAATATTTAGTAGGTAATtggaaggatgatgatgagggtGAGGGCTACTTCTTGAACAACCAAGAAGCGTTTTCAAATTTCGGCGTTATACCAGGCAGAATATAGAAGCTTTAAACACAGCTATGAGAAGCTTCAGAGA
Above is a window of Nilaparvata lugens isolate BPH chromosome 4, ASM1435652v1, whole genome shotgun sequence DNA encoding:
- the LOC111049981 gene encoding probable RNA polymerase II nuclear localization protein SLC7A6OS encodes the protein MAVVRIKRRCNEEPLDILLLTCKKRKTDVEESQKASLFKIAATVNEQDDKALHFAHQFKKDAEQKIKKGNDKFKKVVDKLRKEHKVNSENSRLKVVNCYRALNEAELLPTDDGKEKIDPDPGGLTVLDVETCQESQEKATEASASVAEGTYVYDIYYTADGSDLSDVQIDHELSVYPMDSDLSSYLCADIDVSDSEAPDDEDDSNDENNWRNDYPDEEDFSR